The genomic stretch ACAGCAAATCGTCGAAATCGACGTGGCCGATGTATCTCGACTGATGGACGCCGGGGCTGCCATCATCGACATTCGCGAGTTCGACGAGTACACCCAGGGAGCGATCGAGGGAGCGACGTTCGTCCCCCGCGGGATGCTCGAACTCAGAATCAATGCAGTGGTGCCCGACATCGACACGCCCGTAATCTTGTACTGCGCGGGTGGCGGACGATCGGCGCTTGCCGCCCGCGACCTGACCGCCATGGGCTACAGCAACGTGATGTCCCTGGAGGGCGGATTTGACGGCTGGAAGACCAGTGGCGCCGGCTGGGAAGTGCCTGGTGGCCTTACACAGCGCCAGCGAGGCCAATACGCACGCCATCTGGCCCTCCCCGAGATCGGTGAAGAGGGCCAGCTCGCGCTCCTCAAGGCCCGGGTTCTGCTTATCGGTGCGGGCGGCCTCGGCTCGCCTGTTGCGCTGTACCTCGCCGCTGCGGGCGTCGGCACCATCGGAATTGTGGATTCGGACCGAGTAGACATCTCCAACCTTCAGCGCCAAATCATGCATACAACACAGCGCATCGGGCATCTCAAGGTCGACTCCGCAAGCCAGGCGATCGCGGCGATCAATCCGGACGTGACTGTTGTTCGCCACGCAGAACGTTTGGTCGCAGCGAACGTTCTAGACATTCTCGACGGTTACGACGTGATCGTCGACGGTGCCGACAATTTCCCGACGCGCTACTTGCTCAACGACGCCTCGTTACACACCAACACTCCAGTGGTTCACGGGTCGGTGTATCGGTTCGAAGGCCAGGTAACGGTCTTCTCGCCATGGCAGGGACCCTGCTACCGATGCTTGTTTCCACAACCGCCACCACCCGAGCTGGCGCCGAACTGTGCAACCGCGGGTGTGCTCGGTGTCCTTCCCGGCATCATCGGATCACTGCAAGCCTTGGAAGCCATCAAACTGGTGTTACACCTCGGCGACTCGTTGTCAGGACGGCTTCTCACATACGACGCCCTCGACCAGCATTTCATGGAACTGCGACTCGAACGCGACCCTGACTGCGCGGCCTGCGGTCGGGACGGGACTCGTCCAGCGCTCGTCGACTACGACGACCTCTGCGTTGCGCAAGCGTGAACCCGCGGTTGGTCCGGTTACCGGGAACTCACACCGAGTAGGGATGCAGACCGGGCGGGCGACCCCAGCGCTGCACTGGGTGAGTGCCGGTGTCGCCGGGCGCAGCGACCGAGACTCGCCGTGCGGGGGTGCTCGGCGTCGGTTTCGTGACAGGTTGAACGCTCGGCGGTAACTCTGGCTCCGGTTCAGTCTCCGGAGCGGGCTCGGGTTCGACGGGAGTCACAAGACCGAGAGGACCCTTCATGAACACGACGGTGACCCACATCTTGCCATCGGCTTGCACCGTGCCAACGCCTAAGTAGTTGTAGTCGCCCAAAATATTCTTACGGTGCGATGCTGAGTTCATGAAAGCTGCTTGGATTGCCGCGAAATCTGGACCCACACCGACGTTCTCGCCTAGCGCGATCCAACCAGATGTCACTGAGGACAGAGAGCCATTGTGGTAAAGCTTGTCCTGGGCTTGCATGGCCACTGACTGTGAACGAGCGTCGTCGCGGAGATCCCAGTACACCTCGAGCGGTGCGAGACCCCGGGCGGCGCGTTCGGCGTTCATGCTCGCAACGAAACTGCCCTCGCCCGGGCCAGCAACTGCTTGCGGTACCAGACCTGTGAACATGACAGTGGTCACCAGACCGACTATCAAAAATCTACGAAACCCGAATATCATCCTGCAACTACCGAAAGTGTCGTCCTTGACCACTCTCAGTTATCGGATGTTAAGGACTTTTCTTGAGAGATTCACTACACAAAGTGGCTTTTCTAACCACGCTGCGTACCATCTGTGTTTACGTATGTGTCACCGGTGGCGGGGTTTACTCCGCAGCAAACGCCTCGGCAACCGCGACCATTGTGCGGACCGCGAACCCCGTCCCGCCCTTTGTTACGTAGTGTTTCGCCTTGTCGGCACGGGCCGGACCGGCAATATCGAGGTGCGCCCAAGGCTGGTCGCCGACGAACCGCTGAAGGAACAGGGCCGCGGTGATCGCTCCGCCCCATCTCCCCGCGGTGTTCTTGATATCGGCAATGTCCGAGTCGATCATTGACTTGTAGTCCTGCTCGAGGGGCATATGCCAGAACTTCTCTCCAGCGGCCGACGCCGCCGAAGTCACCGTCGACGCGACGTCATCATCGCTCGCCCAGAGTCCTGCGATATCGTTGCCGAGGGCGACAACACACGAACCAGTCAGTGTTGCAACGTCGATAATGAGATCCGGTTCGGCCTCGGCAGCAAGCGATAATCCATCAGCAAGGACTAACCGACCCTCCGCATCCGTGTTGAGCACCTCGACCGTCGTCCCGTTGCGGGCCGTAAAGACGTCACCGGGACGTTGTGCTGCCCCGCCGGTCATGTTCTCCGTAATTGGTGTAATGCCAATAACGTTGACCTTGAGACCCAGTCGGGCGATCGCCGACACGGCACCCGCCACTGCTGCTGCGCCGGACATGTCGGTCTTCATTGTCTCCATACCAGCGGCCGTCTTGATCGATAAACCGCCGGAGTCGAACACAATGCCTTTCCCGACCAGAGCGAGTGTCTTCGTCGCACCGTCGGGCGAGTAGTTCATCACAACCATGCGCGGCGGGTTCGTCGCTCCTTGAGCAACAGCAGCAAGCCCTCCGAACCGCTCAGCAGCGATGCCGACCTCGTCGTAAACAGTGACGTCAACGCCGTGAGCCTCCGTCACCCCAAGAATACGGTCTGCAAGCACGGAGGGTTTCTTGTGGTTCGCGGGCTCGTTCACCATGTTGCGAGCAAAGATGACCGACTCGGCAAGGATCGTCGCCTGCGCAATGCCTTCGTCGTCAGCGCCTCCGGCGAGCACGAGGTCGGTGGTGATTGCAGCATCCGGGTCTGACTTGCGTTCCACAAATTCGTAAGCCCCTAGGAGGTACCCCAAGACGACCGCACTCGTGGCGCCATCGATATCAAGTAGGTGCAACGTGGTGACGACACGGGCGGATCTCTTCGTCGCATTCGCCGCCCTCCCCGCTGCCTGGCGCACGCGCTCAGCATCAGCCTCTTCGCCAAGGCCGATGAAAACGATACGACCGTAGTTTGTGTCCACCCCGGGGACCGAAGCAATCTGCCCTACCTTGCCAGTGAACTTTTGGGCATCGAGTTCGCCATCGAGCCAATCGCCAAGCTGCGACACGATCTCTTCGGCGCCGCCCGCCCATGTGAGATCAGCAAACACGCCGACGACAAGCGCGTCACCCTCTTCTTCAAGCATGGCGTTTCCAGTCGCAATCGCAATCATCTTTTCTCCTCGATAGGTATCAACCTGTTCGCCGTTCCCTTGTCGCGCTATCCGGTGACAATGATACGGCCGACAACCGAGGATCCCAGCGCAGTGAGAACGGCAAGGTACGACAAGCCGGTAGCTGCCATGACCGCGGTGTAGTTCGGCTCCTTCAGCGAAAACCAGACGCCGAGTATCAACAAGGTGGTCATTGCCGCGAGAGCGATGAACGAGTACGCCAGAAGGGAATCAGCCATAAACGAGTCGGCGGCGAACACCACCCAGGCAGTGTCAGCGACCAACCCGATGCCGCCCGCAAGAGCGAGCCGTTGCAGCGCCCATCGTGGGAGCTGAGGGTCGACGAGGTACCAATGGCCCAACAACATCTCTGATAGCACGCCGCCGAGGAACACAGTCCCCGTCAACGCCGGCAGGACTGAGCCGTTCGCCGTTGCAACAACCACATATCCAACAGCAGACAGGGCGAACAGCACCGAAGCCTTCGATTGGTTTCGGCTGAAGAACGCCGCACCGAGAGCCGCGACGAAGGCGACGATCGCACCTGCACCCCCACCGGCGGCGATGACCGCAGCGCCGAACAGTGAAACCGTCCCGGCGCTGAGCCAAACATACCCACGCCCAACGATCTGCCATCGCGTGACCATTGACGAACCCATCGCGATACCGCCAGCAAGCACCGCCAGAATTGCTACCGGTGTGATTTCCACGTCAGCTCTTGAGAAACGCAGCGATTTTCGTCGCGATCTGGGGAGCGGCAAAGCCGTACTGTTCCGCAAGTGTGCCAGCAGGCGCCGAGGCGCCAAAACCGTCGATGCCGATGCGGAGACCACGCCGGCCGACGATGGCCGCCCAGCCTTGGGTGACCGCGGCCTCGATGGACACCCGTGGAGTCAGCCGCCCGATGATGTCTTTCTGTTCGTCGAGGCTCAGCTCGTCAAACGCCTCGATACACGGCATCGAAACAACCCTGGCTGAAACTCCGCCGTCGGCAAGCAGAGCCGCGGCGTCGCGCGCGAGCGATACTTCTGACCCGGTTGCGACAATCACGACGTCCGTGCCCTCCCGCACGATGTGCGCGCCGCGGGCCACGACGCCTGGATCGGTCGGTTCAGCAGGCTCCTCGAGTCCTTGACGGGTGAGGACAAGTGCGGTTGGTCCGTCGGTGCGGTTCAAAGCAAGCTGCCACGCCCCGGCCACCTCGCCTGCATCCGAAGGACGGATTACCCAGAGGTTCGGAATTGCACGCAACGCTGCCAGATGTTCAACAGGCTGATGTGTCGGACCATCTTCGCCGAGGAATATCGAGTCGTGGGTAAAGACCCAGATCGAGGGCACACCCATCAACGCTCCGAGACGGA from Acidobacteriota bacterium encodes the following:
- a CDS encoding leucyl aminopeptidase, which encodes MIAIATGNAMLEEEGDALVVGVFADLTWAGGAEEIVSQLGDWLDGELDAQKFTGKVGQIASVPGVDTNYGRIVFIGLGEEADAERVRQAAGRAANATKRSARVVTTLHLLDIDGATSAVVLGYLLGAYEFVERKSDPDAAITTDLVLAGGADDEGIAQATILAESVIFARNMVNEPANHKKPSVLADRILGVTEAHGVDVTVYDEVGIAAERFGGLAAVAQGATNPPRMVVMNYSPDGATKTLALVGKGIVFDSGGLSIKTAAGMETMKTDMSGAAAVAGAVSAIARLGLKVNVIGITPITENMTGGAAQRPGDVFTARNGTTVEVLNTDAEGRLVLADGLSLAAEAEPDLIIDVATLTGSCVVALGNDIAGLWASDDDVASTVTSAASAAGEKFWHMPLEQDYKSMIDSDIADIKNTAGRWGGAITAALFLQRFVGDQPWAHLDIAGPARADKAKHYVTKGGTGFAVRTMVAVAEAFAAE
- a CDS encoding CAP domain-containing protein — encoded protein: MTTVMFTGLVPQAVAGPGEGSFVASMNAERAARGLAPLEVYWDLRDDARSQSVAMQAQDKLYHNGSLSSVTSGWIALGENVGVGPDFAAIQAAFMNSASHRKNILGDYNYLGVGTVQADGKMWVTVVFMKGPLGLVTPVEPEPAPETEPEPELPPSVQPVTKPTPSTPARRVSVAAPGDTGTHPVQRWGRPPGLHPYSV
- the moeB gene encoding molybdopterin-synthase adenylyltransferase MoeB; the protein is MLDPTAGDCVGRTYQQIVDEAKQQIVEIDVADVSRLMDAGAAIIDIREFDEYTQGAIEGATFVPRGMLELRINAVVPDIDTPVILYCAGGGRSALAARDLTAMGYSNVMSLEGGFDGWKTSGAGWEVPGGLTQRQRGQYARHLALPEIGEEGQLALLKARVLLIGAGGLGSPVALYLAAAGVGTIGIVDSDRVDISNLQRQIMHTTQRIGHLKVDSASQAIAAINPDVTVVRHAERLVAANVLDILDGYDVIVDGADNFPTRYLLNDASLHTNTPVVHGSVYRFEGQVTVFSPWQGPCYRCLFPQPPPPELAPNCATAGVLGVLPGIIGSLQALEAIKLVLHLGDSLSGRLLTYDALDQHFMELRLERDPDCAACGRDGTRPALVDYDDLCVAQA